The Pyrus communis chromosome 2, drPyrComm1.1, whole genome shotgun sequence genome includes a window with the following:
- the LOC137721137 gene encoding uncharacterized protein, whose amino-acid sequence MAVLRLLPSFQCFHCRTPQFPSFHLKLSIPDSSPILTRNCKPFLTENTGMAVPEVDKKLLGELEAMGFPRPRATRALHYSGNASLEAAIDWIIDHNDDPDIDEMPLVTVDINIESPEPLYITEGMKLKAQELRNRARKKKGEEEKKLEREREKERIQSGKQLLETKRILEENERKRNIEFRQAEKEEEKRARERIRRKLEQDKLERRAKLGLPLEHPAPEKLSTPLASEQQIPIRVSSVAKSEHMRECLRSLKRNHQDDDSKVRRAFQTLLIYVGNVAKNPDEEKFRKIRLSNPLFLDRVGSLVGGIEFLELCGFERTEGEEFLYLPRDKVDMATLYSAASHLKNALTNPFFGLLQY is encoded by the exons ATGGCTGTCCTCCGACTCCTCCCATCTTTTCAATGCTTCCATTGCAGGACTCCTCAATTCCCGTCTTTTCATTTAAAACTCTCAATTCCCGACTCTTCTCCGATTTTGACCCGAAACTGCAAACCATTTCTGACCGAAAATACAGGCATGGCTGTTCCGGAAGTGGACAAGAAATTGCTTGGAGAGCTTGAAGCAATGGGATTTCCGAGACCCCGAGCAACTCGAGCGCTTCATTATTCTG GTAATGCCAGCTTAGAGGCTGCTATAGATTGGATTATTGATCACAATGATGATCCGGACATTGATGAGATGCCCTTG GTAACTGTGGACATTAACATCGAATCTCCAGAACCACTCTACATCACGGAAGGGATGAAATTGAAAGCACAGGAATTAAG GAATAGAGCACgcaagaagaagggagaagaagaaaagaaattggAACGAGAAAGGGAGAAG GAGAGGATTCAATCTGGCAAGCAACTCTTAGAAACAAAGCGAATTttagaagaaaatgaaagaaaacg CAATATAGAGTTCCGGCAAGCtgagaaggaggaagagaaaCGAGCAAGAGAGAGAATTCGCAGGAAATTAGAACAGGATAAG TTAGAAAGAAGGGCCAAGCTTGGATTGCCACTGGAACACCCTGCACCCGAGAAACTTTCAACACCTTTAGCAAGTGAACAACAG ATTCCAATTCGTGTCAGTTCTGTTGCAAAATCGGAACACATGAGAGAGTGTTTAAGATCCTTGAAGCGCAACCACCAG GATGATGATTCTAAAGTGCGAAGGGCCTTCCAGACTCTGCTAATTTATGTGGGAAATGTTGCAAAGAATCCTGATGAAGAAAAATTCAGGAAGATCAGACTCAGTAATCCGTTGTTCTTG GATAGAGTTGGCAGTTTGGTTGGAGGAATCGAGTTTCTTGAGCTCTGTGGATTCGAGAGAACCGAAGGGGAAGAGTTTTTGTATCTTCCTCGGGACAAGGTTGACATGGCCACATTATACTCAGCTGCTTCTCATCTGAAGAATGCATTGACGAACCCCTTCTTCGGCCTTCTGCAGTATTGA